The Oscillatoria sp. FACHB-1407 genome includes a region encoding these proteins:
- a CDS encoding TIGR02921 family PEP-CTERM protein encodes MKPIHRLHSFYHLIFWLWNFTFLTIAYGVLLPAMGIWLVQDMVAGRVPPTLALSLLGLLIVPLACTGIGVVLRRDPVKLMRLFYGVEAPLVALCILRLFLIRELTPASSQILGTVLLCIGVFTIELLVGFIAQKRSLAWLQIAAHSLLLIIGTYLGVLLAFYTIPALCVFLYDFFRFEWLWIFWNNLITNPIATVWWVPIFLILFGVSATLFFAMPFAMISLYSRSWWRVFSAFGERYGRTKAIASTVSVAIAWCLVFGMLQQQPQVQAFQLLEQPAQTPQARQELVAKSNEIRDGLVNAYLHAYRYLGSWVESNQLREMYIAVFGLSRPQAQFWQDFHNHWISPFLYNGDRTDGEKAAHLYAQFFDTPIQRAEREAIQHALQSTSNRDAIKAGLLNINQEVVRLAQQRVNVTEQGDWAEVELYEQYENPTFEAQEIFYSFSLPESAVITGVWLGTNSDRDQRFRFVVSPRGAAQQVYNGEVERAITAIAEDPALLEQVGPQQYRLRVFPIPAQVRDEPGQLHLWMTYKVMQQADGWALPHLSEKRNIFWNADTIRRRDGRPANVSSEDWLEAARPAHHQTPSLHQAVMNGYRITARPLQAEEYALPQGKRFALVLDSSRSMATHTDELRKTFDWLNQHRSQNVVDLYLTASTGANPQRIDDIHGFDVAKTTFYGTLQPDEMVWQFAQLRGQTAYDAVLLLTDEGSYELSQDEVDLPDTLPPLWLVHLGDKLPHAYADQVLQAIQDGRGGVANDVAEVMRRLATEAQLGEVASVTDGYAWTVEAVAPEATQSTNHPASNAFAPLAARQLILQLSREQDMTQLAALDKVHAIAKTTEIVTPYSSMLVLVNDRQRELLRQAEAGGDRFNREVENGQDELTEPNNPLNAVSVPEPGNILGMGAVAIALLVLAKRRPTDQTSGRLRRIR; translated from the coding sequence ATGAAACCCATCCATCGCCTCCATTCTTTCTATCACCTCATCTTTTGGCTCTGGAATTTTACCTTCCTGACGATCGCCTATGGAGTGCTCTTGCCCGCCATGGGGATCTGGCTTGTCCAGGATATGGTGGCAGGTCGAGTGCCTCCCACGTTAGCGTTGAGCCTGCTAGGGTTGTTGATTGTGCCACTCGCTTGTACTGGGATTGGAGTGGTACTACGACGCGATCCAGTAAAGCTAATGCGGCTGTTTTACGGCGTGGAAGCCCCACTGGTTGCCCTCTGTATTCTGCGGTTGTTCCTCATTCGGGAGTTGACGCCAGCTAGCAGCCAAATCTTGGGAACAGTGTTACTGTGTATCGGAGTTTTTACCATCGAGTTGTTAGTGGGGTTTATCGCCCAAAAGCGATCGCTCGCATGGCTGCAAATTGCTGCTCACAGCTTGTTACTGATTATCGGAACCTATCTGGGGGTATTGCTGGCGTTCTACACTATCCCTGCACTGTGTGTTTTTCTCTACGACTTCTTCAGGTTTGAGTGGCTTTGGATATTTTGGAATAATTTGATTACTAACCCAATTGCCACAGTTTGGTGGGTACCGATTTTTCTAATCTTGTTTGGCGTTAGCGCAACGCTATTTTTTGCGATGCCCTTCGCCATGATCAGCCTCTATAGCCGTTCCTGGTGGCGCGTGTTTTCAGCCTTTGGTGAACGATATGGGCGGACCAAAGCTATTGCCAGTACGGTGAGTGTGGCGATCGCCTGGTGTCTCGTGTTTGGTATGTTGCAGCAGCAACCGCAAGTGCAAGCCTTTCAGCTATTAGAACAACCCGCCCAAACGCCACAAGCCCGACAGGAATTAGTCGCCAAATCCAATGAGATTCGGGATGGGTTAGTCAACGCCTATTTGCACGCCTATCGCTATTTAGGTTCGTGGGTCGAGAGTAATCAGTTGCGGGAAATGTACATAGCTGTGTTTGGGCTGAGCCGACCGCAAGCCCAGTTCTGGCAAGACTTCCACAATCACTGGATCTCACCGTTTCTCTACAATGGCGATCGCACAGATGGCGAAAAAGCGGCTCACCTCTATGCTCAATTCTTTGATACTCCGATTCAACGAGCAGAGCGGGAGGCAATTCAACATGCGCTGCAATCCACTTCTAATCGGGATGCAATCAAGGCAGGTCTGCTCAACATCAATCAGGAGGTAGTGCGATTGGCTCAACAGCGTGTCAACGTAACAGAACAGGGTGACTGGGCGGAGGTGGAACTGTATGAGCAATACGAGAACCCGACGTTTGAAGCTCAGGAAATCTTTTACTCTTTCTCATTACCCGAAAGTGCAGTGATCACTGGGGTTTGGTTGGGAACCAATAGCGATCGCGACCAACGGTTCCGCTTTGTTGTGTCACCACGCGGAGCAGCCCAGCAGGTCTATAACGGCGAGGTGGAACGGGCAATAACAGCGATTGCAGAAGATCCGGCATTGCTGGAACAGGTTGGTCCACAACAATATCGCTTGCGCGTATTCCCGATTCCAGCACAGGTCAGAGACGAACCGGGACAGTTGCATCTCTGGATGACCTACAAAGTGATGCAGCAGGCAGATGGGTGGGCATTGCCTCACTTGAGCGAAAAGCGCAATATCTTTTGGAATGCTGACACCATTCGTCGTCGGGATGGGCGTCCTGCTAACGTATCCTCAGAGGATTGGCTGGAAGCAGCACGACCTGCTCACCACCAAACTCCATCGCTGCATCAGGCGGTTATGAATGGATATCGCATTACGGCTCGCCCACTCCAAGCTGAGGAGTATGCCCTACCCCAAGGCAAACGGTTTGCCCTGGTGTTGGATAGCTCTCGCAGCATGGCAACTCACACGGATGAATTGCGAAAAACCTTTGACTGGTTGAATCAGCACCGGAGTCAGAACGTAGTAGATCTATATCTGACGGCATCAACCGGAGCGAATCCCCAACGTATCGATGATATTCATGGCTTTGATGTCGCTAAAACCACCTTCTACGGCACATTGCAACCGGATGAGATGGTGTGGCAGTTCGCTCAACTTCGGGGGCAAACGGCTTACGATGCGGTGCTCTTACTAACCGATGAAGGCAGCTACGAGTTATCGCAGGATGAAGTCGATTTGCCAGACACTTTGCCTCCCCTGTGGCTGGTTCACCTGGGAGATAAACTGCCCCATGCCTATGCAGATCAGGTGTTGCAAGCCATTCAGGATGGTCGTGGGGGAGTAGCAAATGATGTCGCTGAAGTGATGCGCCGATTGGCAACTGAGGCTCAGTTAGGAGAGGTCGCCAGTGTCACCGATGGCTATGCCTGGACGGTGGAAGCTGTTGCCCCTGAAGCCACACAATCAACCAATCATCCCGCAAGTAATGCGTTTGCTCCGTTAGCAGCACGACAGTTGATTTTGCAACTGAGTCGCGAGCAGGATATGACCCAACTTGCTGCACTGGACAAGGTTCATGCGATCGCCAAGACGACTGAGATTGTCACACCCTACTCCTCTATGTTGGTGTTGGTTAACGATCGCCAACGGGAACTGTTGCGACAGGCAGAAGCGGGTGGCGATCGCTTTAACCGCGAGGTTGAAAACGGTCAGGACGAACTGACGGAACCCAACAATCCACTCAATGCTGTCTCTGTACCTGAACCCGGAAACATTCTGGGAATGGGGGCTGTGGCGATCGCGCTTCTGGTTCTGGCAAAACGTCGCCCGACAGATCAGACATCCGGACGATTGCGCCGCATTCGTTGA
- a CDS encoding SDR family oxidoreductase: MQLKPIHEQVVVVFGASSGIGRETALQFARQGAKVVVSGRSIEGLTSVLDEIEQQGGSAIAFPADVADFDQVKAVADKAVDYFGRLDTWVHLAATSVFATFDKITPDEFKRVIDVNLNGQAYGAMAALPHLKREGRGSLIHVSSVEARRSLPYQSPYSASKHGIEGFLDALRLELLHEGWDINVTNIMPAVINTPFYNKGKTKLGVKPTGLPPYYQPSLVAEAILHVAEHPTRDMIVGDVGRIADLLQRISPGLMDSLLLALAFKGQLTDEPRSEDAPNNVYEPVDEYNRVEGDFGHLAIPSVTDWFDRNPTVKWGAIAAALLGIAAVTGITSPGDR, encoded by the coding sequence ATGCAGTTAAAACCAATTCACGAACAAGTAGTTGTTGTTTTTGGCGCGTCAAGTGGGATTGGACGCGAAACAGCCCTTCAGTTTGCGCGTCAGGGTGCAAAAGTAGTGGTATCGGGTCGCAGCATTGAAGGATTAACCTCAGTGTTGGATGAAATTGAGCAACAGGGTGGATCGGCGATCGCCTTTCCCGCTGATGTAGCCGACTTTGATCAAGTCAAAGCCGTTGCTGACAAAGCAGTGGACTACTTTGGACGGTTAGACACCTGGGTTCACTTAGCCGCTACCTCAGTCTTTGCAACTTTTGACAAGATTACCCCCGATGAATTTAAGCGGGTCATTGATGTCAACCTGAACGGACAAGCCTATGGCGCGATGGCAGCGTTGCCCCATCTGAAGCGGGAAGGGCGCGGTTCATTGATTCATGTTTCCTCGGTTGAAGCACGGCGATCGCTCCCCTATCAAAGCCCTTACTCTGCTTCTAAACACGGCATTGAGGGATTTCTGGATGCATTGCGGTTAGAACTGCTGCACGAAGGCTGGGATATCAACGTCACCAATATCATGCCAGCGGTGATCAACACACCGTTTTACAACAAAGGTAAGACCAAACTGGGGGTTAAACCAACTGGATTACCTCCCTACTATCAACCCAGCCTGGTTGCAGAGGCAATTTTGCATGTGGCAGAGCATCCGACTCGTGACATGATTGTGGGCGATGTCGGCAGAATTGCAGACCTGCTTCAGCGGATTTCTCCAGGTTTGATGGATTCCTTGTTGTTAGCCCTTGCCTTTAAGGGACAACTGACGGATGAGCCACGATCTGAAGACGCACCCAATAATGTGTATGAACCCGTTGATGAGTACAACCGCGTCGAAGGTGATTTTGGGCATTTGGCAATTCCCAGTGTGACGGATTGGTTTGATCGCAATCCAACGGTTAAGTGGGGGGCGATCGCGGCGGCACTATTGGGTATCGCGGCGGTCACGGGTATTACTTCACCGGGCGATCGCTAA
- a CDS encoding type II toxin-antitoxin system VapC family toxin, translating into MLLDTSGLLCYIHQNEPQHQEAVQFLSSTNKKFLTHSYVLAELIALALIRRFPRPAMLAFVMDLLDNPDIETVWVDEQLHREAMKLLMERQDKTYSLCDAVSFVLMRHRGMTEALTTDRHFEQEGFVKLLRSAP; encoded by the coding sequence GTGCTTTTAGATACGTCAGGATTACTGTGTTATATCCACCAAAACGAGCCACAGCATCAAGAAGCGGTGCAGTTTCTCAGCAGCACCAACAAGAAGTTTTTGACTCATAGTTATGTTTTAGCTGAGTTGATTGCTTTGGCATTGATACGTCGTTTTCCTCGTCCTGCGATGCTGGCATTTGTGATGGACTTGCTTGATAATCCAGATATCGAAACAGTTTGGGTAGATGAGCAACTGCATCGAGAAGCCATGAAATTGTTGATGGAACGGCAAGACAAAACTTATTCGTTATGTGATGCAGTCAGTTTTGTTTTGATGCGTCACCGTGGAATGACAGAGGCATTGACCACTGATCGACATTTTGAGCAGGAGGGCTTTGTAAAACTGTTACGGTCAGCCCCCTAA
- a CDS encoding peroxiredoxin-like family protein, translating to MNPYSILSQTQRQRVSDGKQVSILEGCESADRLLVLVLPQLGDFDSLEYAWWLHRSAKELQAAEITVRAVGIGDRSSGERFCSYTQFPEDGLFVDPKAELHQQLGLYKGLSLKVPAFSAAQNAWLNLLLMCAGLGSPGTLAEVFRGYRGDRNAPQLIAEDEVVQATPLPPLKGSAFNLAGGTGFQRPFELATLRLRNMSEALSHWKTYVPDAAYITQRGGTFLFDGSGILLYEHRDRGILGFASNMSNPLSFLPLKGRD from the coding sequence ATGAATCCATACTCCATCTTGAGTCAAACGCAACGGCAACGAGTCAGCGACGGCAAACAGGTTTCCATCTTGGAGGGATGCGAGTCTGCCGATCGCCTGTTAGTGCTAGTTCTACCTCAGCTCGGTGACTTTGACAGTTTGGAATATGCCTGGTGGCTGCACCGATCGGCTAAGGAATTGCAAGCGGCAGAGATTACAGTGCGAGCAGTGGGCATCGGCGATCGCTCCTCTGGGGAACGCTTCTGCTCCTACACCCAATTTCCAGAAGATGGGCTGTTTGTTGACCCAAAGGCTGAGTTGCATCAGCAATTGGGATTGTACAAAGGATTGTCGCTCAAAGTTCCTGCATTCTCGGCAGCACAAAATGCCTGGTTAAACCTACTGCTGATGTGTGCGGGGTTGGGCAGTCCGGGAACGCTTGCAGAGGTGTTTCGGGGATATCGGGGCGATCGCAACGCTCCCCAGTTAATTGCGGAGGATGAGGTAGTCCAGGCGACTCCATTGCCTCCATTAAAGGGATCAGCCTTTAATCTGGCGGGTGGAACGGGGTTTCAGCGTCCCTTTGAACTGGCAACCCTACGCCTACGCAATATGAGCGAAGCATTGAGCCATTGGAAAACTTACGTTCCCGATGCAGCCTACATCACTCAACGGGGAGGGACTTTTTTGTTTGATGGTAGCGGCATCTTGCTGTACGAACATCGCGATCGCGGTATTTTGGGATTTGCATCGAATATGAGCAATCCACTCTCATTTTTGCCATTAAAGGGACGCGATTAA
- a CDS encoding DNA methyltransferase: protein MHSPNRNFQLKTKAASTVSRGKAVRLGIEPSFSMWSDDYVSLYLGDSLEHYAAWEKPTVIISDGGYGVLGFEGDTSDHLDLPQWYEPHIEAWSQHALPSTTLWFWNSEIGWAVIHPILEKYGWRYVNCNIWNKGKGHIAGNVNTGKIRRFPVVTEVCVQYVREVTIDGLILKEWLLREWKRSGLPLRRANDACGVADAATRKYFDQGHLWYFPPSDMFGKLVSYANEHGKPEGKPYFSLNGEEPLTGEEWSMMRSKFSCPHGFTNVWERQALRGDERIKSSSGKAVHLNQKPLDLMSLIIEASSDENDIVWEPFGGLFSASLAAHKLRRKAYSCEVDSDYFYYGTKRFNPEVHQYSHL, encoded by the coding sequence ATGCATAGCCCTAATAGAAATTTTCAACTAAAAACCAAAGCTGCTAGTACAGTAAGTCGTGGAAAAGCAGTCAGGCTTGGCATAGAACCTAGCTTTTCTATGTGGAGTGATGATTATGTTTCTTTGTATTTAGGCGATAGTCTCGAACACTATGCTGCTTGGGAAAAACCAACTGTCATTATTTCTGATGGAGGATACGGTGTACTCGGCTTTGAAGGCGATACATCAGATCACCTTGACTTGCCACAGTGGTATGAGCCTCACATTGAAGCATGGTCACAACATGCTTTACCAAGTACAACGCTTTGGTTTTGGAACTCAGAAATTGGCTGGGCTGTAATTCACCCTATTTTAGAGAAGTATGGCTGGCGTTATGTCAATTGCAATATTTGGAATAAGGGTAAGGGGCATATTGCAGGTAATGTTAATACAGGAAAAATTCGTAGATTCCCTGTAGTTACAGAGGTTTGTGTTCAATATGTTCGAGAGGTGACTATTGACGGACTGATCTTAAAAGAGTGGTTGCTGCGTGAGTGGAAACGTTCTGGACTTCCCCTACGCAGGGCTAATGATGCTTGTGGTGTAGCTGATGCAGCAACTAGAAAGTATTTTGATCAAGGGCATCTTTGGTATTTTCCTCCTTCAGATATGTTTGGGAAATTAGTTAGCTATGCCAACGAGCATGGCAAGCCGGAAGGTAAACCCTATTTTTCCTTAAATGGTGAGGAACCTTTGACAGGAGAAGAATGGAGTATGATGCGCTCAAAGTTCTCATGCCCTCATGGATTCACCAATGTTTGGGAAAGACAGGCTTTGCGAGGAGATGAAAGGATAAAATCTTCATCTGGTAAAGCTGTCCACCTTAATCAGAAGCCACTTGATTTAATGAGCCTTATTATTGAGGCTTCTAGTGACGAGAATGATATTGTTTGGGAACCCTTCGGTGGGCTTTTTAGTGCATCGTTGGCTGCACATAAACTCAGGAGAAAAGCTTACTCTTGTGAAGTTGACTCAGACTACTTTTACTACGGAACTAAAAGATTTAATCCAGAAGTTCATCAATACTCTCATCTCTAA
- a CDS encoding DUF2243 domain-containing protein, whose protein sequence is MAFKTIDSTTDSETAAVRSNIALLVAAGVVLGMAIAGFFDGIVIHQILQWHHMVTTIRPATDLTNLEINTFWDGVFHMGTSVLAVIGLTLLWRALRQESAPRSAQPLIGAGLIGAGSFNLIEGLIDHHLLAIHHVKPGVNQVAWDVGFLVVSAVLVVSGWVVLANFLTNHQPGE, encoded by the coding sequence ATGGCATTCAAGACTATTGACTCTACAACAGATTCCGAAACAGCCGCTGTACGCTCCAACATTGCACTCCTGGTAGCAGCAGGAGTTGTTTTAGGAATGGCGATCGCAGGTTTTTTTGATGGCATCGTCATTCACCAAATCTTGCAATGGCATCACATGGTGACAACGATTCGACCTGCTACAGATTTAACCAATTTGGAGATCAACACATTTTGGGATGGCGTGTTTCACATGGGCACCTCTGTCCTTGCTGTGATTGGGTTGACGTTGCTTTGGCGAGCATTGCGGCAAGAGAGCGCACCAAGATCAGCACAGCCCTTGATCGGTGCAGGGTTAATTGGTGCCGGATCATTCAACCTGATTGAAGGGTTGATTGATCACCATCTTTTAGCCATCCATCATGTCAAACCGGGTGTAAATCAGGTTGCCTGGGATGTGGGGTTTCTTGTCGTGAGTGCGGTTCTAGTTGTGAGCGGCTGGGTTGTTTTAGCAAATTTTTTAACAAATCATCAACCAGGGGAATAG
- a CDS encoding helix-turn-helix domain-containing protein: MIEARKEAKLTQSHLAQSLKKPQSFVAKYENGERRLDVIEFLFVARAIGADPYSILQRVEQLSSSISCEETK; the protein is encoded by the coding sequence ATGATTGAGGCTCGGAAAGAGGCAAAGCTTACTCAATCTCACCTTGCTCAGTCTTTGAAGAAGCCTCAATCCTTTGTCGCAAAGTATGAAAACGGTGAACGAAGACTAGATGTCATTGAATTTCTATTTGTTGCTCGTGCCATAGGTGCAGATCCCTATAGTATTCTTCAGAGAGTTGAGCAGCTTTCTTCTTCCATATCCTGTGAGGAGACAAAATGA
- a CDS encoding actin-binding WH2 domain-containing protein, translated as MNHFAILMGFLRDRQTFLEEVYKGIRLDRKIISLLICSSTFIALYGAIIGSSSGWLQMIASAIKLPALYLITLLICLPTLYFFDVISGSRRTFGQYLALLLASTAAISILLFAFAPVTLFFRLSIQDYLFFKLLNVAIFATTGWIGINFFYQGMAYIASQEHEFDDNPHRATIMKAWLVLYGFVGSQLGWTLRPFFGAPGAPVTLFREQESNFYLHMLKVIGDVLGFQ; from the coding sequence GTGAATCACTTTGCCATCTTGATGGGGTTCTTGCGCGATCGCCAGACTTTCTTAGAAGAAGTCTACAAAGGCATCCGACTCGATCGCAAAATCATCTCTCTACTCATTTGCAGTTCTACTTTTATTGCGCTGTACGGTGCGATTATTGGCTCATCCAGTGGTTGGTTACAGATGATCGCTTCTGCGATTAAGTTACCTGCGCTCTACTTAATCACATTGCTCATTTGTCTACCCACGCTCTATTTCTTTGATGTCATTTCTGGCTCTCGCCGCACATTTGGACAATACTTAGCGTTGTTACTGGCATCGACTGCGGCAATTAGTATCCTACTGTTTGCCTTCGCACCCGTGACGTTATTCTTTCGACTGTCAATTCAAGATTACTTGTTCTTTAAGCTGTTGAACGTTGCGATTTTTGCAACCACAGGTTGGATTGGCATCAACTTCTTCTATCAAGGAATGGCATATATCGCCAGTCAGGAGCACGAGTTCGATGACAACCCTCATCGCGCCACGATTATGAAAGCCTGGTTAGTGCTCTATGGCTTTGTCGGTAGTCAGTTAGGGTGGACACTGCGTCCCTTCTTTGGCGCACCAGGAGCACCCGTAACGCTGTTTCGAGAGCAGGAGAGTAACTTCTACCTGCATATGTTGAAAGTCATCGGTGATGTGTTGGGATTCCAATGA
- a CDS encoding TAXI family TRAP transporter solute-binding subunit, giving the protein MSPSPRSLPPLSRILLILCLIAALFSIAWVVFSGNQVRELTLAAGDPEGESYILSQAIAHVITANNPKLHVTVIATSGSDENLKLLESHKVDLATAQADVPAGASARAIAVLYRDLFQLVVRQDAGVHQFTDLANRPILLQPNSGEYYSFMELATHYGFNLSSFQLNFVSNQQADELFRQRKADALFRVRTLNNEYITQVVQQAQGQLLPLEQAEALRVHHPTLEPAVIPKGVYQGNPAIPLTNLPTIAVPRLFLTSTRLDNATVREITQILGEHRREIANAIPDKHAEIRPLVTNFKRPSPTAGTGIPQHPGAIAYYERDRPTLFSSVTSFLIKNAGLFIAISTLPAGSLIGLWEWWQRLKQRADERKILADQYVQAAIQNMDIETNLHPQLLQKQLREKQNALEQVFNQAADDLVRENISQESFRTFNEAYKTTREVLERCMALASEELLDHYIKQLVDVLQSPPENSVITQEKLNDILKQVETSLIDKEISQESFRTFIEAYKTTRDILQNS; this is encoded by the coding sequence ATGTCCCCCTCCCCGCGATCGCTGCCTCCACTGTCCAGAATTTTGCTGATCCTGTGTCTGATTGCAGCATTATTCAGCATTGCCTGGGTTGTGTTTAGTGGAAACCAAGTGCGCGAGTTGACGTTGGCAGCGGGTGACCCCGAAGGGGAGAGCTATATTCTCAGTCAGGCGATCGCCCATGTGATCACCGCCAACAATCCTAAATTGCATGTCACCGTCATTGCCACCAGTGGCAGTGATGAAAATCTGAAGTTACTGGAGAGCCATAAAGTTGATCTGGCAACAGCTCAGGCGGATGTGCCTGCGGGTGCGTCGGCGCGGGCGATCGCCGTTTTGTATCGCGATCTGTTTCAACTGGTGGTGCGGCAGGATGCGGGGGTACATCAATTTACCGATCTGGCAAATCGCCCCATCTTGCTGCAACCCAACAGCGGTGAGTATTACTCCTTTATGGAGCTAGCGACCCATTATGGATTCAATCTCAGTAGCTTTCAACTGAACTTTGTCAGCAACCAACAAGCCGACGAGTTGTTTCGACAAAGGAAAGCGGATGCCCTGTTTCGGGTGCGAACGCTCAACAACGAATACATTACACAGGTCGTGCAACAGGCACAGGGGCAACTTCTGCCATTAGAGCAGGCAGAAGCCTTGAGAGTTCACCATCCCACCCTGGAGCCTGCGGTGATTCCTAAGGGGGTTTATCAGGGAAATCCCGCGATTCCCCTGACAAATCTACCGACAATCGCGGTTCCTCGTCTGTTTCTCACCAGCACCCGATTAGATAACGCCACAGTGCGAGAGATTACACAAATCCTGGGCGAACATCGTCGCGAGATTGCCAATGCGATTCCCGATAAACACGCCGAAATTCGTCCCCTCGTGACCAACTTTAAGCGACCTAGCCCCACCGCTGGCACAGGAATTCCTCAGCACCCTGGAGCGATCGCCTACTATGAACGCGATCGCCCCACCCTCTTTTCCAGCGTCACGTCTTTTCTGATTAAAAATGCAGGTTTATTCATCGCCATTAGCACGTTACCCGCAGGCAGTTTAATTGGACTGTGGGAATGGTGGCAACGTCTGAAACAACGGGCTGATGAACGCAAAATTTTGGCGGATCAGTACGTTCAAGCGGCTATCCAGAATATGGATATTGAGACGAATTTGCATCCCCAATTGCTTCAAAAACAGTTACGAGAAAAACAGAATGCCCTGGAACAAGTATTTAACCAGGCGGCGGATGATCTCGTTCGTGAAAACATCTCTCAAGAATCATTCCGCACGTTTAATGAAGCCTATAAAACCACTCGTGAAGTCTTAGAGCGATGCATGGCGTTGGCTTCTGAAGAACTCTTAGATCACTATATTAAACAGTTAGTAGACGTATTACAGTCTCCTCCTGAGAACTCAGTCATCACTCAAGAAAAACTCAATGACATTCTAAAACAAGTAGAAACCAGTCTAATTGACAAAGAGATTTCCCAGGAGTCGTTTCGCACGTTTATCGAAGCCTACAAAACAACCCGCGATATCTTGCAGAATTCCTGA
- a CDS encoding XRE family transcriptional regulator yields MNALPKPVEWVGSSLDDLKGFPEDVRQTVGYALYLAQYDEKHPSAKPLKGFKGTGVLEIVENFDGDTYRAVYTVTLAGVVYVLHAFQKKSKQGIATPKQDIDLIEARLKRAKKHYAQNYSKHQGEQNMTEEIGVQASNGNVFEDLSLDNADELLVKAELARRISSIITAQQMTQIEAAEALGIDQPKISALINGKLTGFSTARLFRFLNALGRDVEIVVKPKSHAQAQTRVVAS; encoded by the coding sequence ATGAATGCATTACCAAAGCCAGTTGAATGGGTCGGGAGTTCTCTGGACGATTTGAAGGGCTTTCCAGAGGATGTGCGGCAAACTGTTGGGTACGCATTGTACTTAGCGCAATATGATGAAAAGCACCCCTCAGCCAAACCACTCAAAGGATTTAAGGGAACCGGAGTACTGGAAATTGTAGAAAATTTTGACGGAGATACTTATCGAGCTGTCTACACGGTAACACTGGCTGGAGTAGTCTACGTCTTACACGCTTTCCAGAAAAAATCAAAGCAAGGTATTGCGACTCCTAAGCAGGATATTGACCTGATCGAAGCAAGGCTGAAACGAGCCAAGAAACACTACGCACAAAACTACAGCAAACACCAGGGAGAGCAAAATATGACTGAAGAAATTGGAGTACAAGCTAGTAACGGCAACGTATTTGAAGATTTGAGTTTGGACAATGCTGACGAATTGCTGGTTAAAGCAGAACTTGCTCGGCGGATCAGCAGCATCATTACTGCTCAACAAATGACCCAAATTGAGGCAGCAGAGGCATTAGGAATTGACCAACCTAAAATCTCGGCATTAATCAATGGAAAACTAACCGGGTTTTCGACTGCACGGTTATTTCGCTTTCTCAATGCTTTGGGGCGAGATGTGGAAATTGTAGTGAAGCCCAAATCTCATGCACAAGCTCAAACGCGCGTTGTTGCTTCGTGA
- a CDS encoding Uma2 family endonuclease, whose translation MPLTTDDLLQFQAQYPDHQMELVNGEIRVMSPSGYESDEVAARVIGKLFPWVDSQRLGRVSASSAGFKLPNSDVKAPDASFVKAERLKRSPRSFAELAPDLMVEVKSPTDNVETLEAKIRQFLELGTTVGILINPEDQTVKVYRLDQEAIALANGDILVVPDLLPGWELPVIEMWSPVFE comes from the coding sequence ATGCCCCTCACCACTGATGACCTCTTACAATTCCAGGCTCAATATCCAGACCATCAAATGGAACTGGTTAACGGAGAAATTAGGGTTATGAGTCCATCCGGATATGAGTCGGATGAGGTGGCTGCACGAGTCATCGGCAAACTCTTTCCTTGGGTTGATAGTCAACGGTTGGGTCGAGTCAGTGCTTCTAGTGCGGGTTTCAAACTGCCTAATTCGGATGTGAAAGCACCAGATGCATCCTTTGTTAAAGCGGAACGGCTCAAGCGCAGTCCCCGCAGTTTTGCTGAACTGGCTCCTGATCTGATGGTAGAGGTTAAATCTCCCACTGATAATGTTGAGACTTTAGAAGCGAAAATTAGGCAATTCCTGGAGTTGGGGACAACGGTTGGTATCCTGATTAATCCTGAAGACCAAACAGTAAAGGTATATCGTCTTGATCAGGAGGCGATCGCTTTAGCCAATGGAGATATTTTAGTGGTGCCTGATCTATTACCAGGATGGGAACTCCCTGTTATTGAAATGTGGTCGCCTGTATTTGAGTAA